In one window of Tumebacillus algifaecis DNA:
- a CDS encoding AI-2E family transporter has product MKLWRQSRTLYPLLVVLVLLSCLYLLWELRDVLRSIWAVISAVLTPFLISVIIAYLLNPLVARLHARGVPRGASILIIYIVFFVVITVLLVNAIPMFIDQLRELSERLPQLIQGVDWWMDMFNEDKKRLPDAVRKAVDSNLSTLEAKVTALITKTLESAGNTIESAVGWFVVPFLVFYMLKDLKVMEKTVITFFPRQKRQEIIRLLRSIDEALGNYIRGQLLVAVAVGSLAYIGYLIIGMPYGIILALIVAVTNIIPYVGPFFGAAPALLLAFTVSPLMALKVLIVNLVIQQLEGNLIGPYLIGRTLKLHPMLIIFALLLGGEMFGIIGLIMAIPVVAVGKVILQHVVLHYMKH; this is encoded by the coding sequence ATGAAATTGTGGCGGCAGAGCCGCACGCTGTACCCGCTTTTGGTCGTGCTGGTGTTGCTTTCGTGTTTGTATCTGCTCTGGGAATTGCGCGATGTGCTGCGCTCGATCTGGGCGGTCATCAGCGCTGTTCTCACGCCGTTTCTGATCTCGGTGATCATCGCCTATCTGCTCAATCCGTTAGTCGCGCGCCTGCATGCGCGGGGAGTGCCGCGAGGGGCGAGCATTCTGATCATCTACATCGTGTTCTTCGTGGTGATCACCGTGCTGCTGGTCAACGCCATACCGATGTTCATCGATCAATTGCGGGAGCTGAGTGAGCGCCTGCCGCAATTGATCCAAGGCGTTGACTGGTGGATGGACATGTTTAACGAAGACAAAAAAAGGCTGCCTGACGCGGTGCGTAAAGCGGTCGATTCCAACCTGAGCACGCTCGAGGCGAAGGTGACTGCGCTGATCACCAAGACGTTAGAGTCGGCAGGAAATACGATCGAAAGCGCGGTCGGCTGGTTCGTCGTGCCGTTTCTCGTCTTTTACATGCTCAAAGATCTAAAAGTGATGGAAAAAACGGTGATCACCTTCTTCCCACGCCAGAAGCGTCAAGAGATCATCCGCTTGCTCCGCTCGATCGATGAAGCGCTCGGCAATTACATCCGCGGTCAACTGCTGGTTGCCGTAGCGGTCGGGAGTTTGGCTTATATCGGCTATCTGATCATCGGAATGCCATATGGGATCATTTTGGCGCTGATCGTGGCGGTGACCAACATCATCCCCTATGTCGGGCCGTTTTTCGGGGCTGCTCCAGCGCTGTTGCTCGCCTTTACCGTGTCTCCGCTCATGGCGCTAAAAGTGCTGATCGTAAACTTAGTCATCCAGCAGTTGGAAGGCAATCTGATCGGGCCCTATCTGATCGGACGCACGTTGAAGCTCCATCCGATGCTGATCATCTTCGCACTGCTGCTCGGCGGGGAGATGTTTGGCATCATCGGATTGATCATGGCGATCCCGGTGGTGGCGGTCGGCAAGGTGATCTTACAGCATGTGGTGTTGCACTACATGAAGCATTGA
- a CDS encoding IreB family regulatory phosphoprotein translates to MSFDHTIKFSGRVEDSESRRALLIAFEALRVKGYNPINQISGYLISGDPAYITNHNNARNIIRSLERDELIEELVRAYMRDQG, encoded by the coding sequence ATGTCGTTTGACCATACGATCAAATTCAGCGGACGCGTGGAAGACAGTGAATCAAGACGAGCGCTGTTGATCGCGTTTGAAGCGTTACGGGTCAAAGGGTACAACCCGATCAACCAGATCTCCGGCTATCTGATCTCTGGTGACCCCGCCTACATCACCAATCACAACAACGCGCGTAACATCATTCGCAGCTTGGAGCGAGACGAGTTGATCGAGGAACTGGTCCGGGCCTATATGAGGGATCAAGGATGA
- the ruvX gene encoding Holliday junction resolvase RuvX: MNVSRTLGIDYGDVRIGIAVSDLMGWTAQGVETITRKSEEADLARIGELITQYEVDTIVLGYPKNMNGTIGPRGELSEQFAEILKAKFNLPVVLWDERLSTMAAERMLISADVSRKKRKGVVDKMAAAIFLQSYLDRQQNGK, translated from the coding sequence ATGAATGTGAGCAGAACGCTTGGGATCGACTATGGCGATGTGCGTATCGGCATTGCTGTCAGTGACTTGATGGGCTGGACGGCGCAAGGTGTGGAGACGATCACCCGCAAAAGTGAAGAGGCCGATCTGGCGCGCATCGGCGAGTTGATCACACAGTATGAGGTGGACACGATCGTGCTGGGCTACCCTAAGAACATGAACGGGACGATCGGGCCGCGTGGTGAATTAAGCGAGCAGTTTGCCGAAATACTAAAAGCAAAATTCAATTTGCCAGTCGTATTGTGGGACGAGCGGTTATCAACGATGGCGGCCGAGCGTATGCTGATATCAGCAGATGTAAGCCGTAAGAAACGCAAAGGAGTCGTCGATAAAATGGCGGCGGCAATCTTCCTACAAAGTTATTTAGATAGACAACAAAACGGAAAGTAG
- a CDS encoding DUF1292 domain-containing protein: MSEVETTQKITLTDEDGAEHEFDVLEMLEVDQKMYAILQPTDAQDEEAVILRVEKDEEGNDVLAYIEDDAEWDKVAEEYDTLLFEEQGGSDEDLQ; this comes from the coding sequence ATGAGCGAAGTAGAAACCACCCAAAAGATCACTCTGACTGACGAAGATGGCGCGGAGCATGAGTTTGATGTGCTCGAAATGCTGGAAGTTGATCAAAAGATGTACGCAATCCTCCAACCGACCGATGCACAGGATGAAGAAGCTGTGATCCTGCGCGTAGAGAAAGACGAGGAAGGCAACGATGTGTTGGCCTACATCGAAGATGATGCGGAGTGGGACAAGGTCGCAGAAGAGTATGATACCTTGCTGTTCGAAGAGCAAGGCGGCAGCGACGAAGATCTTCAATAG
- the mltG gene encoding endolytic transglycosylase MltG, translated as MTNKQSPKLPERAPSRWNKWWYVFAACILLIGGGLFYVQEQFQPPQEGGPAVAVEIPMGASPHEIGELLVDQKLIKNANFFKWYLAYHGNSSQLKAGKYYLKPGLSMEEIARVLIEGDATYGTTHFTVPEGLTIEQIADSLAEQKIVDKQAFLDEVQNGTFDYAFLHDIPQVEGMKHRLEGYLFPDTYEIFQNATPHQVIDLMLKQTEQVLTPEWREQMKKQKLTLHETLTLASLIEREARVAKERPMISGVIQNRINEQPPMKLQIDATVQYALGKTKETLLFDDLKIESPYNTYQIDGLPPGPISTAGRDAIRSALYPDVHDFYFYVTKNDGTGEHYFATTYAEHQQNIAKSQ; from the coding sequence ATGACCAACAAACAATCCCCGAAACTGCCGGAGCGGGCTCCGTCGCGCTGGAACAAGTGGTGGTATGTCTTCGCCGCTTGCATCCTGCTGATCGGGGGAGGACTTTTCTATGTGCAGGAACAGTTCCAACCGCCGCAGGAAGGCGGGCCGGCTGTCGCAGTGGAAATCCCGATGGGCGCCTCGCCACATGAGATTGGCGAGTTGCTCGTAGACCAAAAACTGATCAAAAATGCAAACTTTTTTAAATGGTATCTCGCGTATCATGGCAATTCGAGTCAATTAAAAGCGGGCAAATACTATCTGAAGCCAGGTTTATCGATGGAAGAGATCGCCCGCGTGCTGATCGAGGGTGATGCCACGTACGGCACGACCCATTTCACCGTGCCGGAGGGCCTGACCATCGAGCAGATCGCCGACAGCTTGGCCGAGCAGAAGATTGTGGACAAGCAGGCCTTTTTAGACGAAGTGCAAAACGGAACGTTCGACTACGCATTTTTACATGACATCCCGCAAGTCGAGGGAATGAAACATCGTCTCGAGGGCTATCTGTTCCCCGATACGTATGAAATTTTTCAAAATGCGACCCCGCATCAGGTGATCGACCTAATGCTGAAGCAGACGGAACAAGTGCTCACCCCCGAGTGGCGCGAACAGATGAAAAAGCAAAAGCTCACCTTGCACGAAACGCTGACGCTGGCCTCCTTGATCGAGCGAGAAGCGCGCGTGGCCAAAGAGCGTCCGATGATCTCCGGCGTCATCCAAAACCGCATCAACGAACAGCCGCCGATGAAATTGCAGATCGACGCGACCGTCCAATATGCGCTGGGCAAGACGAAAGAGACCCTGTTGTTCGATGATTTGAAGATCGAGTCACCGTACAACACCTACCAGATCGACGGTCTGCCGCCAGGGCCGATTTCGACAGCGGGTCGTGATGCGATTCGGTCTGCGCTCTATCCGGACGTGCATGATTTCTATTTTTACGTGACGAAAAATGACGGCACAGGTGAGCACTATTTTGCTACTACCTATGCCGAGCATCAGCAAAATATTGCCAAAAGCCAGTAG
- a CDS encoding O-methyltransferase: MIDPTLVSYLRGLVPQRDPLLQQMEQRAEAGFIPILDLETVSFMQVLLKIARPRRILEVGTAIGYSALVMAGACEAQITTLERDAERAAEARVNFDKAGLNGRIELLEGDALDLIEGLGQYDFIFLDAAKGQYPRFLQLLDPHLEQGGILLSDNILFQGMVSGQEEVKHKLRTMIGRLREYNELLAHHPGYETTFLPLGDGVSLSVKK; encoded by the coding sequence ATGATCGATCCAACTCTCGTTTCGTATTTGCGCGGCTTGGTGCCGCAGCGCGACCCGCTTTTGCAACAGATGGAGCAACGAGCGGAAGCAGGATTTATCCCGATTTTGGATCTGGAGACGGTAAGTTTTATGCAAGTCTTGCTCAAGATTGCAAGACCGCGCCGGATCTTAGAAGTTGGAACTGCGATCGGCTATTCGGCACTCGTGATGGCAGGCGCATGCGAGGCGCAGATCACGACGCTGGAGCGAGATGCTGAGCGTGCGGCCGAGGCTCGGGTGAATTTTGACAAAGCGGGGCTGAACGGCCGGATCGAGCTTCTGGAAGGGGACGCATTGGATCTGATCGAGGGACTTGGGCAGTATGATTTTATCTTCCTCGATGCGGCAAAAGGGCAATACCCTCGCTTTCTGCAACTGCTCGACCCACACTTGGAGCAGGGTGGTATCCTGCTGTCTGATAATATTTTGTTCCAAGGGATGGTCAGCGGTCAGGAAGAAGTCAAGCATAAGCTTCGCACAATGATCGGCCGCCTGCGCGAATACAACGAACTGCTCGCGCATCATCCAGGATATGAGACGACGTTTCTGCCGCTTGGGGACGGGGTGTCCCTCTCAGTTAAAAAGTGA
- the udk gene encoding uridine kinase has product MHRPVLIGIAGGTGSGKTSVAREITRNIDPENIVLIEQDNYYKDQTHLTMAERVLTNYDHPHAFDNDLLLEHLHMLLNNQAIQKPIYNFAEHTRDDFTEQVEPKQVVILEGIMALEDERLRDLMDIKIFVDTDADVRIIRRILRDIKERGRSIESVVEQYMGIVRPMHMQFIEPTKKYADLIIPEGGQNRVAIDILVAKVNDIVKGVLSTSGATR; this is encoded by the coding sequence ATGCACAGACCGGTGCTGATAGGGATCGCGGGGGGAACAGGATCTGGGAAGACATCGGTCGCCCGCGAGATCACGCGCAACATCGATCCGGAAAACATCGTTCTGATCGAGCAGGACAACTATTACAAAGACCAGACTCATTTGACGATGGCGGAGCGCGTGCTGACGAACTACGACCATCCACATGCGTTTGACAACGATCTGCTGTTGGAGCATCTGCACATGTTGCTGAATAACCAAGCAATCCAAAAGCCGATCTACAACTTTGCGGAGCACACGCGGGACGATTTCACGGAGCAAGTAGAGCCGAAACAGGTCGTGATCCTGGAAGGGATCATGGCGCTGGAAGACGAACGGCTGCGCGATTTGATGGACATCAAAATTTTTGTGGACACCGACGCGGACGTGCGGATCATCCGCCGCATCCTTCGCGACATCAAAGAGCGCGGCCGCTCGATCGAATCGGTCGTTGAGCAGTATATGGGCATCGTTCGGCCGATGCATATGCAATTTATCGAACCGACGAAAAAATATGCGGACCTGATCATCCCAGAAGGTGGGCAGAACCGCGTGGCGATCGACATTCTCGTCGCCAAGGTCAACGATATCGTCAAAGGAGTCCTCTCCACCTCCGGAGCAACCCGTTAA
- a CDS encoding peptidoglycan D,D-transpeptidase FtsI family protein — MERKNRNIQRRTAVVLTVCTLSMLALCGRLAYIQFSAHDMQGHDLVASAVEQRREKFELDPGRGDILDRNGVSLTGSKINGIVVLPVWQENLERPKINELALLLGTSTEHLLSGLQEKTEPFLLRLPDMSGNKRVVNLTPEQAANVRKLELTGIYAKEVKVRFDDLSLARHMVGFLGEDPNLVANTWGGKYPLDEKIGKLGLEFQFQEELRGLGISRTIAYYSDNYNRPINGLGIRESNEENHALSVKTTLDHDIQRSVEEAMDRYGLRKGAVVVLDAETEDVLAMASRPNYDQTQPITEGQYPVNRALTAYFPGSIFKAVIAQAALETGIVSQTDTFECPGYIDIGDGRLNCWKKHGTLSAEAAFAESCNVAFAQLAMKLGRGEIERYAQKLGLGAAIGRKNGDQSQFYGEDPGSIFIKEGAAARLLANTGIGQEDVRTTPLQAAHLMAVFANGGMAREPRLVQSLHTPDGLLYKDFEISERKQVIDRQAAFQVKRWMSQVVASESGTAHLLAQAQFAVAGKTGTAQTGDPSANHQWFAGFGPVDKPKYIVTVLAESATGPRSTEQIALQIFNALPTP, encoded by the coding sequence ATGGAAAGGAAGAATCGCAACATTCAACGCCGCACCGCCGTTGTGCTTACCGTGTGTACGCTGAGCATGTTGGCGCTTTGTGGACGACTGGCCTATATTCAATTTTCGGCACACGACATGCAAGGACATGATCTCGTCGCGTCTGCCGTCGAGCAGCGGCGTGAAAAATTTGAACTCGACCCTGGACGCGGCGACATTCTCGATCGCAATGGCGTCTCGCTCACCGGCAGCAAAATCAACGGCATCGTCGTCCTGCCCGTCTGGCAGGAAAACCTCGAACGTCCAAAAATCAACGAGTTGGCGCTGCTCCTCGGCACCAGCACCGAACATCTGCTCAGCGGCCTCCAAGAAAAAACAGAACCGTTCTTACTCCGACTGCCCGACATGAGTGGCAACAAAAGAGTCGTCAACCTGACCCCCGAACAGGCGGCGAACGTTCGCAAGCTTGAACTGACCGGGATCTACGCCAAAGAGGTCAAAGTCCGCTTTGACGACCTTTCACTTGCTCGTCACATGGTCGGCTTTTTAGGCGAAGATCCCAATCTTGTAGCAAACACGTGGGGTGGGAAATATCCGCTCGATGAGAAGATCGGCAAGCTGGGGCTCGAATTCCAATTCCAAGAGGAGTTGCGCGGGTTAGGCATCTCCCGCACGATCGCCTACTACTCCGACAACTACAATCGCCCGATCAACGGCCTTGGCATCCGAGAGTCGAACGAGGAAAATCATGCGCTGTCCGTGAAGACGACCCTCGACCATGACATCCAACGATCGGTGGAGGAGGCGATGGATCGCTACGGCCTGCGCAAAGGGGCTGTCGTCGTCCTCGACGCGGAGACGGAAGACGTGCTGGCGATGGCCTCCCGTCCCAATTACGACCAGACCCAACCGATCACAGAAGGCCAATATCCGGTCAATCGCGCGTTGACGGCCTACTTCCCAGGCTCGATTTTCAAAGCGGTCATCGCCCAAGCGGCGCTGGAGACGGGCATAGTCTCCCAGACCGATACGTTTGAGTGCCCTGGCTACATCGACATTGGCGATGGGAGGCTGAACTGTTGGAAAAAACATGGCACGTTAAGCGCCGAAGCGGCGTTTGCCGAGTCTTGTAACGTCGCCTTTGCTCAGCTGGCGATGAAGCTCGGGCGGGGCGAGATCGAGCGTTATGCGCAGAAATTGGGCCTTGGCGCTGCGATCGGTAGGAAAAATGGCGACCAGTCACAGTTTTATGGAGAAGACCCGGGCAGTATTTTTATCAAAGAAGGGGCTGCCGCTCGCTTGCTGGCCAACACGGGGATCGGGCAGGAAGATGTGCGCACCACCCCGCTGCAGGCGGCACACCTGATGGCGGTTTTCGCGAACGGGGGCATGGCCCGCGAACCTCGCCTCGTCCAATCGCTCCATACGCCTGATGGGTTGCTTTACAAAGATTTTGAGATATCGGAGCGCAAACAGGTCATCGACCGCCAAGCCGCTTTTCAAGTCAAACGCTGGATGAGTCAAGTCGTGGCCTCCGAATCGGGCACCGCACACCTGCTCGCCCAAGCGCAATTTGCGGTGGCAGGCAAAACCGGCACGGCGCAGACCGGTGACCCGAGCGCCAATCACCAGTGGTTCGCCGGATTTGGTCCTGTTGACAAACCGAAATATATCGTCACCGTACTGGCCGAGTCGGCAACAGGCCCGCGGAGCACGGAGCAGATCGCCTTGCAGATTTTTAATGCGCTACCTACGCCTTAA
- the sigK gene encoding RNA polymerase sporulation sigma factor SigK, which translates to MPGFLTAVALLLKEITLFVSYIKNNAFPQPLSEEDERKNLLLMAEGDENARNVLVEHNLRLVAHIVKKFENTGEDSEDLISIGTIGLIKAIESYSVNKGTKLATYAARCIENEILMHLRSLKKTRKDVSLHDPIGTDKEGNEITLIDVLGTDTDDVIDEVQLKLEKMKIYSRMNLLDEREQEVIRGRFGLPDGEEKTQREIAEELGISRSYVSRIEKRALTKLLHELRPKREE; encoded by the coding sequence GTGCCTGGGTTTTTGACTGCGGTTGCATTGCTGCTTAAAGAGATTACGCTGTTTGTTTCTTACATTAAAAACAATGCATTTCCGCAACCCCTCTCCGAAGAGGATGAGCGTAAGAATCTTCTGCTGATGGCAGAGGGAGACGAGAATGCGCGCAACGTGCTCGTCGAACACAATTTGCGTCTAGTCGCCCATATTGTAAAAAAGTTTGAAAATACGGGGGAAGACAGCGAAGATTTGATCTCGATCGGCACGATCGGGTTGATCAAAGCGATTGAAAGCTATTCGGTGAACAAAGGGACAAAACTTGCGACCTACGCGGCACGCTGTATCGAGAATGAAATCTTAATGCATTTAAGATCTTTAAAGAAAACGCGCAAAGACGTCTCGCTCCACGACCCGATCGGAACTGATAAGGAAGGTAATGAAATCACTTTGATTGATGTGCTTGGGACCGACACCGACGATGTGATCGACGAAGTGCAGTTGAAGCTGGAGAAGATGAAGATCTACTCGCGGATGAATCTGCTCGACGAGCGGGAACAAGAGGTGATCCGGGGGCGTTTCGGACTGCCGGACGGGGAAGAGAAAACACAGCGCGAGATCGCGGAGGAACTGGGGATTTCCCGGTCGTATGTGTCGCGGATCGAAAAGCGGGCGTTGACGAAATTGCTGCATGAGTTGCGACCCAAGCGTGAAGAATGA